A region of Lycium barbarum isolate Lr01 chromosome 3, ASM1917538v2, whole genome shotgun sequence DNA encodes the following proteins:
- the LOC132632233 gene encoding protein EXPORTIN 1A isoform X3, with product MAAEKLRDLSQPIDVSLLDATVSAFYGTGSKEERAAADHILRDLQNNPDMWLQVVHILSSTQSLNTKFFALQVLEGVIKYRWNALPVEQRDGMKNYISEVIVKLSSDEASLRRERLYISKLNIILVQILKHEWPARWRSFIPDLVAAAKTSETICENCMAILKLLSEEVFDFSRGEMTQQKIKELKQSLNSEFQLIHELCMYVLSVSQRTELIRATLATLHAFLSWIPLGYIFESTLLETLLKFFPVPAYRNLTLQCLTEVAALTFGDFYNDQYVKMYTIFMVQLQNVLPPNTSIPEAYANGSNEEQAFIQNLALFFTSFFKSHIRVLESSQESINALLLGLEYLINISYVDDTEVFKVCLDYWNSLVLELFEQTHHNLDNPAMTANMMGLQQMPLLSGMADGLGAQLVQRRQLYSGPMSKLRLLMISRMAKPEEVLIVEDENGNIVRETMKDNDVLVQYKIMRETLIYLSHLDHDDTEKQMLKKLSKQLNGEDWSWNNLNTLCWAIGSISGSMVEEQENRFLVMVIRDLLNLCEITKGKDNKAVIASNIMYVVGQYPRFLRAHWKFLKTVVNKLFEFMHETHPGVQDMACDTFLKIVQKCKRKFVVVQVGENEPFVSELLTTLPTTIADLEPHQIHTFYESVAQMIQAEPDPQKRDEYVQRLMELPNQRWTEIIGQARQSVDYLKDPDVIRGVLNILQTNTSAASSLGTYFLPQISRIFLDMLNVYRMYSELISTSIAQGGPFASRTSIVKLLRSVKRETLKLIETFLDKAEDQPHIGKQFVPPMMDPVLGDYARNVPDARESEVLSLFATIINKYKGAMIEDVPRIFEAVFSCTLEQLKLVMDSIIWAFRHTERNIAETGLNLLLEMLKNFQVSEFANQFYRTYYLTIEQEIFAVLTDTFHKPGFKLHVLVLQHLFCLVESGLMTEPLWDASTVPYPYPNNAAFVREYTIKLLSTSFPNMTSAEVTQFVSGLFESTNDLPTFKNHMRDFLVQSKEFSAQDNKDLYAEEAAAQREREQQRMRSIPGLIAPNEIQDEMVDS from the exons ATGGCGGCGGAGAAGCTTAGAGATTTGAGTCAGCCTATTGATGTTTCGTTACTCGATGCTACTGTTTCTGCTTTCTATGGCACTGGATCTAAGGAAGAG AGAGCTGCAGCGGACCATATTTTGCGTGATTTGCAAAATAATCCAGATATGTGGCTTCAAGTGGTTCACATTCTATCGAGCACACAAAGTCTGAATACTAAGTTTTTTGCGTTGCAG GTTCTAGAAGGTGTTATAAAGTATAGATGGAATGCATTGCCTGTTGAACAAAGAGATGGAATGAAAAACTATATTTCCGAAGTTATTGTGAAG CTTTCCAGTGATGAAGCATCTCTTCGGCGGGAAAGGCTGTATATCAGCAAGCTAAACATAATATTGGTTCAG ATTTTGAAGCATGAGTGGCCAGCAAGATGGCGAAGTTTCATTCCTGACTTAGTTGCGGCTGCAAAGACAAGCGAAACTATTTGTGAAAACTGCATGGCCATATTGAAG CTTCTCAGCGAGGAGGTTTTTGATTTCTCGAGGGGTGAAATGACTCAACAAAAGATCAAGGAGCTCAAACAATCTTTAAACAG CGAGTTTCAACTCATCCATGAGCTATGCATGTATGTGCTATCAGTATCCCAAAGAACTGAGCTCATCAGAGCTACACTTGCTACACTACATGCTTTCCTTTCATGGATCCCACTTGGCTATATTTTTGAATCAACACTG CTGGAAACCCTGCTTAAGTTTTTCCCCGTGCCAGCTTATCGCAATCTCACTCTTCAGTGTCTAACAGAG GTTGCTGCCCTTACTTTTGGGGATTTTTATAATGACCAGTATGTCAAGATGTACACCATATTCATGGTGCAGTTGCAG AATGTTCTTCCTCCCAACACAAGCATTCCCGAGGCCTATGCTAATGGAAGCAACGAAGAGCAG GCATTTATTCAAAATCTGGCATTGTTTTTTACGTCATTTTTTAAG TCTCATATACGTGTGCTAGAATCATCACAAGAGAGTATAAATGCCCTCCTGTTGGGACTTGAGTATCTTATTAACATCTCATATGTTGATGATACAGAGGTTTTCAAG GTTTGCTTGGACTACTGGAATTCCTTAGTTCTTGAGCTGTTTGAACAAACTCATCATAATCTAGATAATCCTGCAATGACTGCAAATATGATGGGGCTCCAG CAGATGCCCTTGCTTTCCGGTATGGCTGATGGCCTTGGAGCGCAACTTGTGCAGAGGAGACAACTTTATTCTGGTCCAATGTCCAAGTTGAGGCTACTTATGATATCTCGCATGGCAAAACCTGAAGAAGTTCTCATTGTTGAGGATGAAAATGGGAACATTGTCCGTGAAACAATGAAGGACAATGACGTCCTTGTGCAATACAAG ATCATGAGGGAAACTTTGATCTACTTGTCACATCTTGATCATGACGATACAGAAAAGCAG ATGCTGAAGAAACTTAGCAAACAACTCAATGGTGAAGATTGGTCGTGGAACAATCTAAATACATTATGTTGGGCAATTGGTTCCATATCTGGGTCGATGGTGGAGGAGCAG GAGAACAGATTCCTTGTCATGGTGATACGTGATTTGCTGAACCTATGTGAAATCACCAAAGGAAAAGACAACAAAGCTGTAATTGCAAGTAATATAAT GTATGTGGTTGGGCAATATCCTAGATTTTTGAGAGCTCATTGGAAGTTCTTGAAGACTGTCGTGAACAAATTGTTCGAGTTCATGCATGAAACACATCCTGGAGTGCAG GATATGGCCTGTGATACTTTTTTGAAAATCGTTCAGAAATGCAAGCGCAAGTTCGTTGTAGTCCAG GTTGGAGAAAACGAGCCATTTGTCTCAGAACTCTTAACGACTCTTCCCACAACTATTGCAGATTTAGAACCTCATCAGATTCATACCTTCTACGAATCC GTTGCTCAAATGATTCAAGCAGAACCCGATCCCCAAAAAAGAGATGAGTATGTCCAGAGGTTGATGGAGCTTCCAAATCAG AGATGGACTGAAATTATAGGCCAGGCACGACAAAGTGTGGACTACCTGAAAGATCCAGATGTTATTCGGGGTGTTCTGAATATATTGCAG ACAAATACAAGTGCTGCTAGCTCACTAGGAACTTATTTCTTACCTCAAATTTCTCGCATCTTTCTGGACATGCTCAATGTTTATAG GATGTACAGTGAGCTTATATCTACAAGCATAGCACAAGGAGGGCCCTTTGCCTCAAGGACATCCATTGTGAAACTCTTGCG CTCGGTAAAAAGGGAAACATTAAAGCTTATTGAAACATTTTTGGACAAGGCAGAAGATCAACCACATATCGGGAAGCAATTTGTGCCGCCAATGATGGACCCAGTTTTGGGTGACTATGCAAGGAATGTGCCTGATGCTAGGGAATCTGAAGTTCTCTCTCTTTTCGCTACAATTATAAACAA GTACAAGGGTGCTATGATTGAGGATGTCCCTCGAATATTTGAAGCTGTTTTCTCGTGTACTCTGGAG CAATTAAAActtgttatggattctataatATGGGCGTTTCGGCACACGGAGAGGAACATTGCTGAAACTGGGCTTAATCTCTTGCTGGAAATGCTGAAAAATTTTCAG GTTTCTGAGTTTGCTAACCAGTTTTATAGGACTTACTATTTGACGATCGAGCAAGAAATTTTTGCTGTTCTAACAGACACGTTTCATAAGCCTGGGTTTAAATTGCATGTATTGGTGCTACAGCATTTATTCTGCCTG GTGGAGTCTGGCTTGATGACTGAGCCTCTATGGGATGCTTCGACAGTGCCTTATCCATATCCAAATAATGCAGCCTTTGTTCGTGAATACACCATTAAGCTTCTTAGTACATCCTTCCCCAACATGACATCAGCTGAA GTGACTCAATTTGTCAGTGGGCTATTTGAGTCAACCAATGACCTTCCCACATTCAAGAATCACATGAGGGACTTCCTTGTGCAATCAAAAGAATTCTCTGCTCAG GACAATAAGGACCTTTATGCTGAGGAAGCAGCTGCCCAGAGAGAGAGGGAACAACAGCGGATGCGTTCTATTCCTGGTCTAATTGCACCTAATGAGATACAGGATGAAATGGTTGATTCATGA
- the LOC132632233 gene encoding protein EXPORTIN 1A isoform X1 → MAAEKLRDLSQPIDVSLLDATVSAFYGTGSKEERAAADHILRDLQNNPDMWLQVVHILSSTQSLNTKFFALQVLEGVIKYRWNALPVEQRDGMKNYISEVIVKLSSDEASLRRERLYISKLNIILVQILKHEWPARWRSFIPDLVAAAKTSETICENCMAILKLLSEEVFDFSRGEMTQQKIKELKQSLNSEFQLIHELCMYVLSVSQRTELIRATLATLHAFLSWIPLGYIFESTLLETLLKFFPVPAYRNLTLQCLTEVAALTFGDFYNDQYVKMYTIFMVQLQNVLPPNTSIPEAYANGSNEEQAFIQNLALFFTSFFKSHIRVLESSQESINALLLGLEYLINISYVDDTEVFKVCLDYWNSLVLELFEQTHHNLDNPAMTANMMGLQQMPLLSGMADGLGAQLVQRRQLYSGPMSKLRLLMISRMAKPEEVLIVEDENGNIVRETMKDNDVLVQYKIMRETLIYLSHLDHDDTEKQMLKKLSKQLNGEDWSWNNLNTLCWAIGSISGSMVEEQENRFLVMVIRDLLNLCEITKGKDNKAVIASNIMYVVGQYPRFLRAHWKFLKTVVNKLFEFMHETHPGVQDMACDTFLKIVQKCKRKFVVVQVGENEPFVSELLTTLPTTIADLEPHQIHTFYESVAQMIQAEPDPQKRDEYVQRLMELPNQRWTEIIGQARQSVDYLKDPDVIRGVLNILQTNTSAASSLGTYFLPQISRIFLDMLNVYRMYSELISTSIAQGGPFASRTSIVKLLRSVKRETLKLIETFLDKAEDQPHIGKQFVPPMMDPVLGDYARNVPDARESEVLSLFATIINKYKGAMIEDVPRIFEAVFSCTLEMITKNFEDYPEHRLKFFSLLRAIATHCFPALIRLSSEQLKLVMDSIIWAFRHTERNIAETGLNLLLEMLKNFQVSEFANQFYRTYYLTIEQEIFAVLTDTFHKPGFKLHVLVLQHLFCLVESGLMTEPLWDASTVPYPYPNNAAFVREYTIKLLSTSFPNMTSAEVTQFVSGLFESTNDLPTFKNHMRDFLVQSKEFSAQDNKDLYAEEAAAQREREQQRMRSIPGLIAPNEIQDEMVDS, encoded by the exons ATGGCGGCGGAGAAGCTTAGAGATTTGAGTCAGCCTATTGATGTTTCGTTACTCGATGCTACTGTTTCTGCTTTCTATGGCACTGGATCTAAGGAAGAG AGAGCTGCAGCGGACCATATTTTGCGTGATTTGCAAAATAATCCAGATATGTGGCTTCAAGTGGTTCACATTCTATCGAGCACACAAAGTCTGAATACTAAGTTTTTTGCGTTGCAG GTTCTAGAAGGTGTTATAAAGTATAGATGGAATGCATTGCCTGTTGAACAAAGAGATGGAATGAAAAACTATATTTCCGAAGTTATTGTGAAG CTTTCCAGTGATGAAGCATCTCTTCGGCGGGAAAGGCTGTATATCAGCAAGCTAAACATAATATTGGTTCAG ATTTTGAAGCATGAGTGGCCAGCAAGATGGCGAAGTTTCATTCCTGACTTAGTTGCGGCTGCAAAGACAAGCGAAACTATTTGTGAAAACTGCATGGCCATATTGAAG CTTCTCAGCGAGGAGGTTTTTGATTTCTCGAGGGGTGAAATGACTCAACAAAAGATCAAGGAGCTCAAACAATCTTTAAACAG CGAGTTTCAACTCATCCATGAGCTATGCATGTATGTGCTATCAGTATCCCAAAGAACTGAGCTCATCAGAGCTACACTTGCTACACTACATGCTTTCCTTTCATGGATCCCACTTGGCTATATTTTTGAATCAACACTG CTGGAAACCCTGCTTAAGTTTTTCCCCGTGCCAGCTTATCGCAATCTCACTCTTCAGTGTCTAACAGAG GTTGCTGCCCTTACTTTTGGGGATTTTTATAATGACCAGTATGTCAAGATGTACACCATATTCATGGTGCAGTTGCAG AATGTTCTTCCTCCCAACACAAGCATTCCCGAGGCCTATGCTAATGGAAGCAACGAAGAGCAG GCATTTATTCAAAATCTGGCATTGTTTTTTACGTCATTTTTTAAG TCTCATATACGTGTGCTAGAATCATCACAAGAGAGTATAAATGCCCTCCTGTTGGGACTTGAGTATCTTATTAACATCTCATATGTTGATGATACAGAGGTTTTCAAG GTTTGCTTGGACTACTGGAATTCCTTAGTTCTTGAGCTGTTTGAACAAACTCATCATAATCTAGATAATCCTGCAATGACTGCAAATATGATGGGGCTCCAG CAGATGCCCTTGCTTTCCGGTATGGCTGATGGCCTTGGAGCGCAACTTGTGCAGAGGAGACAACTTTATTCTGGTCCAATGTCCAAGTTGAGGCTACTTATGATATCTCGCATGGCAAAACCTGAAGAAGTTCTCATTGTTGAGGATGAAAATGGGAACATTGTCCGTGAAACAATGAAGGACAATGACGTCCTTGTGCAATACAAG ATCATGAGGGAAACTTTGATCTACTTGTCACATCTTGATCATGACGATACAGAAAAGCAG ATGCTGAAGAAACTTAGCAAACAACTCAATGGTGAAGATTGGTCGTGGAACAATCTAAATACATTATGTTGGGCAATTGGTTCCATATCTGGGTCGATGGTGGAGGAGCAG GAGAACAGATTCCTTGTCATGGTGATACGTGATTTGCTGAACCTATGTGAAATCACCAAAGGAAAAGACAACAAAGCTGTAATTGCAAGTAATATAAT GTATGTGGTTGGGCAATATCCTAGATTTTTGAGAGCTCATTGGAAGTTCTTGAAGACTGTCGTGAACAAATTGTTCGAGTTCATGCATGAAACACATCCTGGAGTGCAG GATATGGCCTGTGATACTTTTTTGAAAATCGTTCAGAAATGCAAGCGCAAGTTCGTTGTAGTCCAG GTTGGAGAAAACGAGCCATTTGTCTCAGAACTCTTAACGACTCTTCCCACAACTATTGCAGATTTAGAACCTCATCAGATTCATACCTTCTACGAATCC GTTGCTCAAATGATTCAAGCAGAACCCGATCCCCAAAAAAGAGATGAGTATGTCCAGAGGTTGATGGAGCTTCCAAATCAG AGATGGACTGAAATTATAGGCCAGGCACGACAAAGTGTGGACTACCTGAAAGATCCAGATGTTATTCGGGGTGTTCTGAATATATTGCAG ACAAATACAAGTGCTGCTAGCTCACTAGGAACTTATTTCTTACCTCAAATTTCTCGCATCTTTCTGGACATGCTCAATGTTTATAG GATGTACAGTGAGCTTATATCTACAAGCATAGCACAAGGAGGGCCCTTTGCCTCAAGGACATCCATTGTGAAACTCTTGCG CTCGGTAAAAAGGGAAACATTAAAGCTTATTGAAACATTTTTGGACAAGGCAGAAGATCAACCACATATCGGGAAGCAATTTGTGCCGCCAATGATGGACCCAGTTTTGGGTGACTATGCAAGGAATGTGCCTGATGCTAGGGAATCTGAAGTTCTCTCTCTTTTCGCTACAATTATAAACAA GTACAAGGGTGCTATGATTGAGGATGTCCCTCGAATATTTGAAGCTGTTTTCTCGTGTACTCTGGAG ATGATCACAAAAAACTTTGAGGATTATCCGGAGCATCGGCTCAAGTTCTTTTCGTTACTTCGTGCAATTGCTACACATTGTTTTCCTGCTTTAATACGGCTGTCGAGTGAG CAATTAAAActtgttatggattctataatATGGGCGTTTCGGCACACGGAGAGGAACATTGCTGAAACTGGGCTTAATCTCTTGCTGGAAATGCTGAAAAATTTTCAG GTTTCTGAGTTTGCTAACCAGTTTTATAGGACTTACTATTTGACGATCGAGCAAGAAATTTTTGCTGTTCTAACAGACACGTTTCATAAGCCTGGGTTTAAATTGCATGTATTGGTGCTACAGCATTTATTCTGCCTG GTGGAGTCTGGCTTGATGACTGAGCCTCTATGGGATGCTTCGACAGTGCCTTATCCATATCCAAATAATGCAGCCTTTGTTCGTGAATACACCATTAAGCTTCTTAGTACATCCTTCCCCAACATGACATCAGCTGAA GTGACTCAATTTGTCAGTGGGCTATTTGAGTCAACCAATGACCTTCCCACATTCAAGAATCACATGAGGGACTTCCTTGTGCAATCAAAAGAATTCTCTGCTCAG GACAATAAGGACCTTTATGCTGAGGAAGCAGCTGCCCAGAGAGAGAGGGAACAACAGCGGATGCGTTCTATTCCTGGTCTAATTGCACCTAATGAGATACAGGATGAAATGGTTGATTCATGA
- the LOC132632233 gene encoding protein EXPORTIN 1A isoform X2, with translation MAAEKLRDLSQPIDVSLLDATVSAFYGTGSKEERAAADHILRDLQNNPDMWLQVVHILSSTQSLNTKFFALQVLEGVIKYRWNALPVEQRDGMKNYISEVIVKLSSDEASLRRERLYISKLNIILVQILKHEWPARWRSFIPDLVAAAKTSETICENCMAILKLLSEEVFDFSRGEMTQQKIKELKQSLNSEFQLIHELCMYVLSVSQRTELIRATLATLHAFLSWIPLGYIFESTLLETLLKFFPVPAYRNLTLQCLTEVAALTFGDFYNDQYVKMYTIFMVQLQNVLPPNTSIPEAYANGSNEEQAFIQNLALFFTSFFKSHIRVLESSQESINALLLGLEYLINISYVDDTEVFKVCLDYWNSLVLELFEQTHHNLDNPAMTANMMGLQMPLLSGMADGLGAQLVQRRQLYSGPMSKLRLLMISRMAKPEEVLIVEDENGNIVRETMKDNDVLVQYKIMRETLIYLSHLDHDDTEKQMLKKLSKQLNGEDWSWNNLNTLCWAIGSISGSMVEEQENRFLVMVIRDLLNLCEITKGKDNKAVIASNIMYVVGQYPRFLRAHWKFLKTVVNKLFEFMHETHPGVQDMACDTFLKIVQKCKRKFVVVQVGENEPFVSELLTTLPTTIADLEPHQIHTFYESVAQMIQAEPDPQKRDEYVQRLMELPNQRWTEIIGQARQSVDYLKDPDVIRGVLNILQTNTSAASSLGTYFLPQISRIFLDMLNVYRMYSELISTSIAQGGPFASRTSIVKLLRSVKRETLKLIETFLDKAEDQPHIGKQFVPPMMDPVLGDYARNVPDARESEVLSLFATIINKYKGAMIEDVPRIFEAVFSCTLEMITKNFEDYPEHRLKFFSLLRAIATHCFPALIRLSSEQLKLVMDSIIWAFRHTERNIAETGLNLLLEMLKNFQVSEFANQFYRTYYLTIEQEIFAVLTDTFHKPGFKLHVLVLQHLFCLVESGLMTEPLWDASTVPYPYPNNAAFVREYTIKLLSTSFPNMTSAEVTQFVSGLFESTNDLPTFKNHMRDFLVQSKEFSAQDNKDLYAEEAAAQREREQQRMRSIPGLIAPNEIQDEMVDS, from the exons ATGGCGGCGGAGAAGCTTAGAGATTTGAGTCAGCCTATTGATGTTTCGTTACTCGATGCTACTGTTTCTGCTTTCTATGGCACTGGATCTAAGGAAGAG AGAGCTGCAGCGGACCATATTTTGCGTGATTTGCAAAATAATCCAGATATGTGGCTTCAAGTGGTTCACATTCTATCGAGCACACAAAGTCTGAATACTAAGTTTTTTGCGTTGCAG GTTCTAGAAGGTGTTATAAAGTATAGATGGAATGCATTGCCTGTTGAACAAAGAGATGGAATGAAAAACTATATTTCCGAAGTTATTGTGAAG CTTTCCAGTGATGAAGCATCTCTTCGGCGGGAAAGGCTGTATATCAGCAAGCTAAACATAATATTGGTTCAG ATTTTGAAGCATGAGTGGCCAGCAAGATGGCGAAGTTTCATTCCTGACTTAGTTGCGGCTGCAAAGACAAGCGAAACTATTTGTGAAAACTGCATGGCCATATTGAAG CTTCTCAGCGAGGAGGTTTTTGATTTCTCGAGGGGTGAAATGACTCAACAAAAGATCAAGGAGCTCAAACAATCTTTAAACAG CGAGTTTCAACTCATCCATGAGCTATGCATGTATGTGCTATCAGTATCCCAAAGAACTGAGCTCATCAGAGCTACACTTGCTACACTACATGCTTTCCTTTCATGGATCCCACTTGGCTATATTTTTGAATCAACACTG CTGGAAACCCTGCTTAAGTTTTTCCCCGTGCCAGCTTATCGCAATCTCACTCTTCAGTGTCTAACAGAG GTTGCTGCCCTTACTTTTGGGGATTTTTATAATGACCAGTATGTCAAGATGTACACCATATTCATGGTGCAGTTGCAG AATGTTCTTCCTCCCAACACAAGCATTCCCGAGGCCTATGCTAATGGAAGCAACGAAGAGCAG GCATTTATTCAAAATCTGGCATTGTTTTTTACGTCATTTTTTAAG TCTCATATACGTGTGCTAGAATCATCACAAGAGAGTATAAATGCCCTCCTGTTGGGACTTGAGTATCTTATTAACATCTCATATGTTGATGATACAGAGGTTTTCAAG GTTTGCTTGGACTACTGGAATTCCTTAGTTCTTGAGCTGTTTGAACAAACTCATCATAATCTAGATAATCCTGCAATGACTGCAAATATGATGGGGCTCCAG ATGCCCTTGCTTTCCGGTATGGCTGATGGCCTTGGAGCGCAACTTGTGCAGAGGAGACAACTTTATTCTGGTCCAATGTCCAAGTTGAGGCTACTTATGATATCTCGCATGGCAAAACCTGAAGAAGTTCTCATTGTTGAGGATGAAAATGGGAACATTGTCCGTGAAACAATGAAGGACAATGACGTCCTTGTGCAATACAAG ATCATGAGGGAAACTTTGATCTACTTGTCACATCTTGATCATGACGATACAGAAAAGCAG ATGCTGAAGAAACTTAGCAAACAACTCAATGGTGAAGATTGGTCGTGGAACAATCTAAATACATTATGTTGGGCAATTGGTTCCATATCTGGGTCGATGGTGGAGGAGCAG GAGAACAGATTCCTTGTCATGGTGATACGTGATTTGCTGAACCTATGTGAAATCACCAAAGGAAAAGACAACAAAGCTGTAATTGCAAGTAATATAAT GTATGTGGTTGGGCAATATCCTAGATTTTTGAGAGCTCATTGGAAGTTCTTGAAGACTGTCGTGAACAAATTGTTCGAGTTCATGCATGAAACACATCCTGGAGTGCAG GATATGGCCTGTGATACTTTTTTGAAAATCGTTCAGAAATGCAAGCGCAAGTTCGTTGTAGTCCAG GTTGGAGAAAACGAGCCATTTGTCTCAGAACTCTTAACGACTCTTCCCACAACTATTGCAGATTTAGAACCTCATCAGATTCATACCTTCTACGAATCC GTTGCTCAAATGATTCAAGCAGAACCCGATCCCCAAAAAAGAGATGAGTATGTCCAGAGGTTGATGGAGCTTCCAAATCAG AGATGGACTGAAATTATAGGCCAGGCACGACAAAGTGTGGACTACCTGAAAGATCCAGATGTTATTCGGGGTGTTCTGAATATATTGCAG ACAAATACAAGTGCTGCTAGCTCACTAGGAACTTATTTCTTACCTCAAATTTCTCGCATCTTTCTGGACATGCTCAATGTTTATAG GATGTACAGTGAGCTTATATCTACAAGCATAGCACAAGGAGGGCCCTTTGCCTCAAGGACATCCATTGTGAAACTCTTGCG CTCGGTAAAAAGGGAAACATTAAAGCTTATTGAAACATTTTTGGACAAGGCAGAAGATCAACCACATATCGGGAAGCAATTTGTGCCGCCAATGATGGACCCAGTTTTGGGTGACTATGCAAGGAATGTGCCTGATGCTAGGGAATCTGAAGTTCTCTCTCTTTTCGCTACAATTATAAACAA GTACAAGGGTGCTATGATTGAGGATGTCCCTCGAATATTTGAAGCTGTTTTCTCGTGTACTCTGGAG ATGATCACAAAAAACTTTGAGGATTATCCGGAGCATCGGCTCAAGTTCTTTTCGTTACTTCGTGCAATTGCTACACATTGTTTTCCTGCTTTAATACGGCTGTCGAGTGAG CAATTAAAActtgttatggattctataatATGGGCGTTTCGGCACACGGAGAGGAACATTGCTGAAACTGGGCTTAATCTCTTGCTGGAAATGCTGAAAAATTTTCAG GTTTCTGAGTTTGCTAACCAGTTTTATAGGACTTACTATTTGACGATCGAGCAAGAAATTTTTGCTGTTCTAACAGACACGTTTCATAAGCCTGGGTTTAAATTGCATGTATTGGTGCTACAGCATTTATTCTGCCTG GTGGAGTCTGGCTTGATGACTGAGCCTCTATGGGATGCTTCGACAGTGCCTTATCCATATCCAAATAATGCAGCCTTTGTTCGTGAATACACCATTAAGCTTCTTAGTACATCCTTCCCCAACATGACATCAGCTGAA GTGACTCAATTTGTCAGTGGGCTATTTGAGTCAACCAATGACCTTCCCACATTCAAGAATCACATGAGGGACTTCCTTGTGCAATCAAAAGAATTCTCTGCTCAG GACAATAAGGACCTTTATGCTGAGGAAGCAGCTGCCCAGAGAGAGAGGGAACAACAGCGGATGCGTTCTATTCCTGGTCTAATTGCACCTAATGAGATACAGGATGAAATGGTTGATTCATGA